The Staphylococcus saprophyticus subsp. saprophyticus ATCC 15305 = NCTC 7292 genome contains the following window.
CCAAATTATTGAAGGTTTAAATGCCATATTGAAGGATTATGAACAAGATAATTTAGAATTGGATACTTCGTTAGAAGATATTCATTTAAATATTGAACATGAATTAATTAAGCGTATTGGTGATGCTGGAGGTAGATTACACACTGGTCGTAGTAGAAATGATCAGGTTGCTACAGATATGCATCTCTATACAAAAGCTGAAGTCAATGCTTTGATTGAATTAATTACACAGTTTCAACATACAATTGTAAATACTGCTGAATCGCATATTAACACTATTATGCCAGGCTATACACATTTACAAAGAGCACAACCTATTTCATTCGCGCACCATATACTAACTTATTATTGGATGTTGGAAAGAGATAAATCACGTTTTCAAGATAGTTTAAAACGCATTGATATTTCTCCTTTAGGTGCGGCCGCATTAAGTGGTACTACCTATCCGATTGATCGTCATGAAACGCAATCACTTTTGGATTTTAGTGCCATATATGAAAATAGTATGGATGCTGTGAGTGATAGAGATTATATTGTTGAAACATTGCATAATATTTCATTAACAATGGTACATTTGTCACGTTTTGCTGAGGAAATTATTTTTTGGTCTTCAGCTGAAGCAAATTTTATTACCTTATCAGATGCTTTTTCAACTGGCTCATCCATTATGCCTCAAAAAAAGAACCCAGATATGGCTGAACTTATAAGAGGCAAAGTTGGACGTACAACTGGTCACTTGATGAGTATGTTGATGACACTCAAAGGTCTACCTTTAGCATACAATAAAGATATGCAAGAAGATAAAGAAGGATTATTTGATGCCGTTCACACCTTAAAAGGATCATTACGCATATTTGACGGTATGATAGATTCAATGACAGTTAATGTCGAACGTCTACAACAAACGGTATACAATGATTTTTCAAATGCGACTGAACTCGCAGACTATCTTGTGAATAAAGGTGTCCCTTTTAGGAGCGCACACGAGGTTGTTGGTAAAATTGTGCTTTGGTCTATTCAACATAATATATATTTATTAGATGTTCCTTTAGAACAATATCAGAGTGCAAATGAACTGATAGAAGCGGATATCTATGATTATTTAAAACCAGAAAATTGTGTAAGCAGAAGAATTAGTTACGGTTCGACGGGTCAATCATCGGTACAACAACAACTCGACATCATTCATAAAGAACTCAGTGACTAAACATGCATAGATTTTTAATATGTCATTAGGTCACATATAATAGTTAGAGTCTGGGACAAAAATAGATGTTCCAGACTCTTCTTCAATTAGGTAATAGATGACTAGGAAAACTCTATTAGAAATTTGAGGTTCAGTTTCATCTTTATTTTAAAAGTTTCCATTGTCTTCACTTTAGATTCTATAACTATATATTTCTTTTAAAATTGTAAGCTTAAAATTAATTTTATTTATTTTGAATTATAATACTGTAAATTCTATTCTCATCCCCCTCTTTTTTATGTACTGTGAGCATATAGTTCATATTAAGGAGTGTCGTCATTATGAAACATACACATAAGCTAATCGTTTCTAGTATAACTGCTTTAACATTATCGGGTTTGTGTACTTCATCATTTATTGAAGCTTCGGGAAACGGTAATACCTATACAGAACAGTCAAACACTACAAAGCAACAAAGCGGGTCTAGTAATCAATCACAACATAACCAAAAGAAAGTACAAAATTTGACAGGCGAAAAATTCACGACAATTGCACACAGAGGTGCGAGCGGATATGCACCGGAACATACTTTTTTCTCATATGATAAGAGTCATAATGCCATAGGTGCCTCATACATAGAAATTGATTTACAGATGACTAAAGATGGCCATTTAGTTGCAATGCATGATGAAACAGTAGATCGTACAACAAATGGAACAGGTAGAGTGGATCAATATACATTAAAAGAATTAAAACAATTAGATGCTGGCAGTAAATTTAATAGCCAAAATCCGCAATATGCTAATTCAAATTATAAAGGTGCAAAAATTCCAACCCTAGATGAAATTTTAGAGCGTTATGGAACATCAGCTAATTACTACATTGAGACAAAATCGCCTGATGTTTATCCAGGTATGGAAGAAAAATTATTGGATTCCCTTAATAAACATCATATGTTAAATAAACAATCACTTAATAATGGTCAAGTTTTAGTACAATCTTTTTCACAAGAAAGTTTACTTAAAATGCAGAAACTAAACTCAAATGTGCCATTAATCCGTTTACTTGATAAAGGTGAATTATTAGCTTTATCTCAGCAAGATTTTAATGAAATTAGAAATTATGCAATTGGTGTAGGCCCTGAAGCCTCTGATTTAACAAAACAAAATGTTAAAAATCTTAAAAAAGCTGGTTTACTTGTACACCCATTTACAGTGAATGACCCAGAAGATATGAAGCGATTGAATCATTATGGTGTTGACGGTGTATTTACAAATTATCCAGATCTATACAAACAAGTAATAAATGAAGGAGAACAGAATAAATATTAATTTTTGTTTATTCCTTTATTTTTAAATCCATTAAACAACATACGAAAAAACGACAATTGCTGATAAAAACAGCAATTGTCGTTTTTGTTATATCTGTATTGGCTTAAGCCCAACCACGGTAACGTGCAGCTTCTGCCGTACGTTTAATACCTACAATATATGCAGCTAAGCGCATATCAATTTTTCTATTTTGAGATAATTCATAAATTGTGTCAAAGGCTGTTGTAAGCTTTTCACGCATTTTCGTGTTAACTTCTTCTTCAGACCAATAATAACCTTGGTTATTTTGCACCCATTCAAAGTATGAAACTGTAACTCCACCAGCACTTGCTAATACATCAGGTACGAGTAGAATATCACGTTCAGTTAATATGCGTGTTGCAGCTGGTGTAGTTGGTCCATTTGCCGCTTCAACAACAATATCAGCTTTAATATCATGAGCATTGTCTTCAGTAATTTGATTCGCAATGGCTGCAGGAACTAAGATATCACAATCAATTTCAAATAATTCTTTATTTGAAATTGTTTCATCAAATAAGTTCGTAACCGTACCAAAACTATCTCTTCTATCTAATAGGTAATCAATATCTAAACCTTCTGGATCATGTAGTGCACCATACGCATCTGAAATCCCAACAATTGTTGCACCCATATCATACAAGAACTTAGCTAAGAAACTACCAGCGTTACCAAATCCTTGGATGACAATACGCGCACCTTTAAGATTTAGTCCTCTTCTTTGTGCCGCTTGTTCGATAGCAATGACAACACCTAGTGCAGTAGCACGGTCACGTCCTTGTGAACCACCTAATACAATCGGTTTACCAGTGATAAACCCTGGAGAGTTAAATTTATCTAGCGAACTATACTCATCCATCATCCATGCCATAATTTGAGAGTTTGTAAATACGTCTGGTGCTGGAATATCTTTTGTCGGTCCAACAAATTGAGAAATTGAACGAACATATCCGCGAGATAGACGCTCTACCTCATGAATACTCATTTGACGTGGATCGCAAACGATACCACCTTTACCACCACCGTATGGTAAATCTACAATGCCACATTTCAATGTCATCCACATTGATAATGCTTTAACTTCTTCTTCATCAACGTCTGGGTGGAAACGAACCCCACCTTTTGTTGGTCCAACAGCGTCGTTATGCTGTGCACGATAACCAGTAAATGTTTGTACAGTACCATCATCCATACGTACAGGAATTCTAACTTGTAGGAAACGTAAAGGTTCCTTTACCAAATCATACATACCATCGTCAAATCCCAATTTATGCAATGCTTCCTTAATAATTTGTTGCGTAGAAGTAACTAAATTATTATTCTCAGTCATGATTCATTTCGCCTCTTTTTCGTTACTAATGATTTCGCTTTCATGATAATTGTAACATAAGATTTACCTTTTTAAAGGGGTTTCAGAACATATGTTACAGAAGTGTGAATTTACTCAAAAACACTTCTAACTTTGTCTAATGCAAAGTCTAATTCTTCCTTAGAAATAATAAGTGGTGGTGCAAATCTAATTACCGTATCATGCGTTTCTTTACATAATAAACCTTGCTCTTTTAAAGATTCACAGAATGGTCTTGCTGCTTCATTAAGTTCAATTCCGATAAACAATCCACGTCCACGTACTTCTTTGATTGCTGGGTGGTCTATTTTTTCTAATTCTGATTTAAAATAATCACCTAACTCTAAAGAACGTCCTGGTAAATCTTCATCGATAATGACATCTAGCGCTGCATTTGATACTGCACAAGCAAGTGGATTACCACCAAATGTTGATCCGTGTGAACCAGGTGTGAATACACCTAATACTTCTTCATCTGCTAATACCACTGAAATTGGCAATACACCGCCACCTAAAGCTTTACCTAGAATATAAACATCCGGTTTTACATTATCCCAATCTGTTGCAAATAATTTACCTGAACGTCCAAGACCAGCTTGAATTTCATCAGCGATAAATAAAACGTTATGCTCATCACATAATTCTCTAATTTGTTTCAAATAACCTTCTGGAGGTACATTAATACCTGCTTCTCCCTGTATCGGCTCAATCAGAATAGCTGCAGTATTTTCATTAATTGCTGCTTTAACAGCCTCAATATCACCAAAATCTACTTTACGGAAACCATCTAATAACGGGCCATACCCACGTTGGTATTCAGGTTCAGACGATAAGGAAACAGGCGCCATTGTTCGACCATGGAAGTTACCATTGAAAGCAATAATTTCTGCCTTATCTGGTTGTATATTTTTAACATCATAAGCCCAACGACGTGCTGCTTTTAATGCAGTCTCAACTGCTTCCGCACCAGTGTTCATCGGTAAAGCTTTTGCTTTGCCAGAAAGCTTACAAATTTTTTCATACCATTCACCTAGATTTTCACTATGGAAAGCGCGTGAAACTAATGTAACTTTATCCGCTTGTTCTTTCAAAGCTTGGATAATTTTAGGGTGTCTATGACCTTGGTTTACAGCTGAATATGCAGATAACATATCCATATATTTATTTCCTTCAGGGTCTTTGACCCATACGCCTTCCGCTTCCGAGATAACAATTGGAAGTGGTACATAGTTTTGTGCACCATAATGATTTGTTACTTCAATGATTTCTTCTGATCTTGACATGATATCTCCCCTTTGTAAAAATTTAAGAGCAAAAATGACTCCTAAGCAATACTCACTCATAGCATAACGTATTTACACGTGAACTGAAACTATTTTCTAAAACAGCTTACTCAATCACTGTTCAACGTCTTAAATACGCTATTTTTTGCATTGTTAAATTCATATATACAATTGTCAAAATTATGTAAGCCCTTACATATATAATGACATAATCCTAACTATGATTACAAGAAAATTTCCTTAAATTTAAAAATAAAATTAACTATTATTATTTTTGCATTTAATTGTATGTTTAAGCATTATATTCGTAAAAAAAACGCATAAATCTTCTGGATTCATTCATCAGAAAATTTATGCGTTCAAATGTGTTATTTATTTGTTATCTGTTCTTGGTAATGGGTAGAATCCTCGATTGAATTGATCCCATAAATTTGGTGGTAAATGATGTCTATCTTTTCTTTCAGGATCAAATTGTGAAATGATTTCATCTTCTTTACCGTCTTTAATTTTACTAATAAAGTTGTGATCTAGTAATATTTCTCTACCTAAAGCAATAAGATCAACTTTCGTAGACTCAATTGCTTCAATTGCTTGATCAGCAGTAAAGATTGAACCAATTCCAATTAATGGCATACGGCCGTCCATCCATTCTAATAATAATTGTACACGTTCTTGACCTTTATATTTACCTTCACGTGTTTTAGAATGTATATCCATTAATGATACATGTAGATAGTCTAATGGTTTTTCAATTAAATGCTTAACCAATGTTTCAGTAATTTCCATGCTTATACCTGGAGATTCTGCTTCTTCTGGTGAAAGTCTATAGCCAACAATAAAATCTTTACTACCATACTTTTTAACCGTTTCGGTTACTTCATCAATCACTTCTGAAGCGAATTTCAAACGGTCTTCTCCCCATTCATCATCACGACGGTTGTAATAAGGTGAAACAAATTGATGAATTAAATAATGGTTGGCACCATGAATTTCTACGCCATCGAATCCAGCATCAATGACTCTCTTCGTTGCCTCTCCAAATGCTTTAATTGTTTCTTTAATTTCATCTACTGTAATTTCACGTGCATGGTGTTCTTCTTGCTCACCAAAACTTTTCATTGAAATCGGACTAGGTCCAGCAACATCTCCACCCGGTGTTAAATTAGGTAATGATTGTGCACCACCGTGATGAATTTGAACAATTGCTTTAGCACCATTTTTCTTCATAGCTTGCGCTAAACGTTTTAAACCTTCTAAATTCGAATCATGTGCAACAGATGGTTGACCAGGGAATGCTTTTCCTAAATCGGTAACGTTACTCGCTGCGGAAATGGCTAATCCTACATCTTTTGAGCGTTGTTCCATATATACGACTACTTCATTAGAAATAGAGCCATCATCATTAGATGATACATGTGTTAATGGCGCTAATACAAAACGATTATCTAATTCAACTTTATTCGGTAAAGTTAATTTTTCAAATAATGGTTGGAATTTTTGATTCATGTTTACTGTTCCTCCTAAATGTACTTTTAAAAAGTTTGGATAATTTTTAATACTTTTTTATTTTAGCTACCTCAGTTTTAATTTAAAATAAATATGCTCACGCATATATTTTTGTATAGCCATATTCGCATACTTTAAAACAAATACTCACTTTATTGTCACATTTACTAAAATGTTATAAACAAAAAAGCTGCCATTTCAATCATGAAATGGCAGCTTTTTCAAAAGATAAATTACTCATCTTTAATCGCGTTTTTGGACTGCTTTATCCAAACCGGTAAGCGTTCTTTAATTGTTTGAAACCCATATCGTTCGGTCTCTTTAATTTCATCTAACACTGACTGTTTTTCTTTCTTACGTTCATAATTTTTAAAATAGTCATTATCTTTTAAAGAAAGATTCAGTTTACCTTCATCATCAATTGAAATCACTTTCGCTCTTACAATTTGCCCTTCTGATAAAAACTTTTTTAAATTATGGACGTAATCATCCATAATTTCAGAAATATGAATTAAACCTTCAGCATTGTCAGGGGTTTCTACAAAAGCGCCATACGGTTGAATACCAGTCACACGAACTTTGACATGTTGACCTACTTTATAGTGATTATTCAACGTGATAACCCCTTATTTCGTTTTTCTTAACACTATTATAATAGCATACATTATACGATGGCACTAATATTATAGTAGAAAAATTCCACATTTCATTCATAGGTAGACATAAATCAGTGGTTCATCATGATTACAGCAATGGATAAAACATACGTATGCCACACTGATTATTATTGCATCAATATATTACTGCCAACGACGTCTATGACTTTAAAAGTCGTCGATAAAAAAGCCTAGATATACCCATACGATTTATTGGGTTTATCTAGGCCTTCAATTCGTACTTTAATTTACAATGTCATTCGTATTATTCGACTATTTCAATTGAATCGATTGTTATATCATGTAATGGTTTATCTTGTGGTCCTACTTTAGTGTTTGCTATGTCTTCTAAAGTATCCTTACCTTCGATCAGTTGACCAAACACTGTATGTTTTTGGTCTAACCATGGTGTGCCACCCGTTTCAGCATATGCTTTAACGATTGGCTCTGGCCAACCACCGTCAGCTAACTGACTCAACATTGATTCAGGTACTTCATTCATTTGTACGATAAAGAATTGTGAACCATTCGTATGTGGACCAGCATTTGCCATAGATAACGCACCATAAATATTAAAGGCTTCTTTTGAAAATTCATCTTCAAAAGGTTCACCATAAATACTTTCTCCACCCATACCTGTAGCTGTTGGGTCGCCACCTTGTACCATAAAATCATTAATGACACGATGGAATGTTACACCATTATAGTAACCATTTTTCGCATGTGTCACAAAATTTTCTACAGTTTTTGGTGCTACATCAGGTAATAGTTTAAAGGTCATATCTCCTTTATTTGTGTGCATAATCAATTTAATTTCATTACCATTAATTTCTGTATTTAACTGAGGATAGTTCGTCATTTTTATTCTCCATTTCATGTTAAGATGATATATGTATTCTAACATAAAAGAAGGGATGGAATGAATTATGTTATATCGTTTTTCACATAAAACTGGCAGTTACGGCGTTACCATTAAGGAAGAAGATGAAAATCAAGTACTCGTACAAGTTGAACAAGTCATTAAACACCCTAAACAAGGGGATTTACATAATCCAACAGAAACAGAAAATGTTTTCTTTCACGAAAGAAAAGCACTGAGTCAATATGAAAAGCGTTACACTAAAAAATCGCATTTAAGACCTTTTAATGTAGAACCATTACCATATAAAGTATCTTTACAACAAGCTATTACACATTTAGAAGAAAAATTAAAAGCTGAAAATACATTGCACGCAACAATGTCGCTTGAAAATCTACAGCGTCTCAAAGCAGATTATTCACTTCAATATAAACAAAATTTTGAATAAAAATACCGTGTTTCTTCTTATTTAACAACACATATATTTCAAGTCCTTCAAGGCTTAAACACGTTTTTCAGAACTCTTCAATTCATGTATAATGAATTTATAATAAATTTTAAAAGGAGGAAAATATAATGAGTTTGTTACATATAGCGGTACTATTACCGCTGATATTTGCACTCATTATTCCATTTGTATATCGGTTCTATAAACGGATACATTTAGGATGGTTTGTGTTACCTATCCCCGTCGTCTTATTTATATATTTTTTATCATATATTTCAACAACGATGTCAGGCAATACCATTATGGAAAAAGCAAATTGGATGCCGCATTTTGGTATGAACTTTAATTTGTATGTAGATGGTCTTGGTTTATTATTCAGTTTACTTATAACTGGCATTGGCTGTTTAATTGTACTGTATTCTATAAGCTATTTAAGTCGACAAGAGCAATTAGGACATTTTTATTGTTACCTATTGCTTTTTATGGGTGCAATGTTAGGTCTTGTATTATCTGATAATTTAATTATCTTATATTTATTCTGGGAATTAACTTCATTTTCAAGTTTCCTTCTTATTTCATTTTGGCGTGATAAACAAGCCTCAATTTACGGAGCACAAAAATCAATGCTCGTTACTGTATTTGGCGGTTTATCACTTTTGGGTGGTATTATCTTACTTTCCATTGCCGGTGGAACAACAAGTATTCAAGAATTGATAAATAATGCCTCAGAAATCCAAACAAGTCCATTTTTTATTTTCTCTATGATTCTGGTATTAATTGGTGCAATGACTAAATCTGCACAATTTCCATTTTATGTTTGGTTACCAGATGCGATGGAAGCACCAACACCTGTTAGTGCATATCTTCACTCAGCAACTATGGTTAAAGCTGGGCTTTACTTAGTGGCACGTATGACACCTATATTCGCAGTGTCTCAAGGTTGGATTTGGACAGTGACTGCTGTTGGCCTCATCACACTATTTTGGGCATCATTAAATGCAACAAAACAACAAGATTTGAAAGGGATACTCGCATTTTCTACTGTATCTCAACTAGGTATGATTATGGCAATGCTCGGTGTAGGCGCAGTAAGCTTTCATTTTGAAGGTGCTGAAAGTCAAATTTACATCGCAGCATTTACGGCAGCCATCTTCCACTTGATTAACCATGCTACCTTTAAAGGTGCACTATTTATGATTACTGGTGCTGTTGACCATTCAACTGGTACCCGTGATGTCAAAAAACTGGGCGGTTTATTAACCATTATGCCTATTTCGTTTACCATCACATTAATCACTTCTTTAAGTATGGCAGGCATACCGCCATTTAATGGTTTTTTATCTAAAGAAAAATTTTTAGAAAGTATGATCGAAGTTACTAATGTAAACTTATTTAGTTTAGATACACTCGGTATTTTAATTCCAATTACCGCTATTATCGGTAGTGTGTTTACATTTGTATATTCAATAAGGTTTATTGGCCAAATTTTCTTAGGTAGTTATAAAGAAGATAAATTACCTAAAAAAGCACATGAAGTTTCACCATTAATGCTCATTTCTCCGTCAATTTTAGCCATTTTAGTTATCGTATTTGGGTTATTCCCTGCGATACTTTCAGGTTCTATTATAGAACCCGCGGTGAATGCAATTGGTCAAACAACAAATTCGACAGCGGAATTTCATATGTTCCATGGCTTTACACCAGCCTTCTTCTCTACATTAGGCATTTATATTGTTGGTATTGTATTAATCATTACATTCAGTTATTGGATTTATTTATTACAAAAACAACCAACTAAACTGACAATTAATTACTGGTATAACAAATTTGGAGATGTAACACCTAGATACTCTAGCAAATTTACAGATACGTATGTTACTGGATTCACACGTAATAATTTAGTCATTATCTTTGCATCTCTCATTGTTATTGCCTTAGTTACATTATTAGTTACACCTTTCAATATTGATTTTAAAGATGTCAGTGCGATACGTCCTTTCGAATTAATTATTGTAGTGCTCATTATTACAGCAGCTTCAATGATTATTTTCGCTAAATCCAGACTATTCAGTATAATTATGGCCAGTGCTGTCGGTTATTCTGTTGCTATATTCTTTATTTTCTTCGGTGCCCCAGACTTAGCACTTACACAATTTGTAGTTGAATCCATTTCTACTGCATTATTCTTATTATGTTTCTATCATTTACCTAATCTAAATAGACATAAAGAAACACGTTCATTCAAATTGGTTAATATTGTTATTTCTGTTGGTGCTGGTATTGTCGTTACCGTACTTGGATTAATCGCTTATGGTAACAGACACTTCGGTTCTATCGCAGAATTTTATAAAACGCATGTCTATGACTTAGCACATGGTACAAACATGGTTAACGTCATATTGGTTGACTTCCGTGGTACCGATACATTATTTGAGTCTTCCGTGTTGGGTATTGCTGGATTAGGTGTTTATACCATGATTAAATTACGTGCGAAAAATGATAAATCTGATGAAGGGGGTAAAAACGTTGAACAGACAGAAGAATAATTTAATTTTTCAATATTCAGCAGTTGTTATCTTCTTCCTCATAGTAATGTTTGGTCTATCTTTATTCTTGGCCGGACACTATACACCAGGTGGTGGTTTCGTTGGTGGTCTATTGTTATCAAGTGCCCTCGTTATTATTACGGTCGCTTTTGATATTAAAACAATGCGTAAGATATTCCCTTGGGATTTTAAAATATTAATCGGTATCGGCTTATTATTTTGTTTAGCAACACCAATGGCAAGTTGGTTTTATAATAAAAACTTCTTCACGCATACGCCGTTTGAAATTCCATTAGGTATTTTACCACCAATGGAGATGCACACAGCTACTTTCTTTGATTTAGGTGTTATGTGTGCAGTTGTAGGTACAGTAATGACTATAATCTTATCGATTGGAGAGAATGAGTAATGGAAATATTGATGATTTTCGTATGTGGTATTCTCACTGCAATGAGTGTCTATCTCATTCTTTCTAAGAGTTTGATACGCATTATTATTGGGACTACATTACAAACACATACTGCAAACTTATTTTTAATTACAATGGGCGGTTTAAAAAAAGGTGAAGTACCTATATATGAGAAAGGTATTACTTCTTACGTTGATCCTATACCACAGGCATTAATTTTAACCGCTATTGTTATTTCATTTTCAGTCACAGCGTTTTTCTTAGTACTTGCTTTTAGAAGTTATAAAGAATTAGGCACAGACAACGTAGAAAGTATGAAAGGAGTGCTAGAAGATGATAGAGAGTAACTTAATCATTTCATTACTCGTCATACCAATGATTACTATTATCGCACTCATTTTCATTGGTAAACGTCCTAAAATCAAACGTTATGTTGCCTTAGCAGGTACAGCATTAACTTTAATATTCGCTTTTATTAATTTAAATAATGTTTTAAAAGATGGTCCAATTACTTTAGAGCTTGGTTCATGGGATGCACCTTATAGTATTGTCTTTGTACTTGATATATTCAGTGCATTACTTGTCATCACAAGCCTCATCGTCACAATGCTCATCATTTTATATTCCTATCAATCTGTAGGTATTGAACGCGAAACATATTACTATTACTTCGCTGTTATGTTTATGCTAACTGGAGTCATAGGCTCATTTATTACCGGCGATATATTTAACTTGTTCGTATTCTTCGAGGTATTCTTGATGGCTTCCTATATTCTCTTAGTTATTGGCGGCACAAAAGTACAATTGAGTGAGACGATTAAATATGTTCTTGTAAATGTGACTTCTTCAGCATTCTTCGTTATTGCTGTAGCTATGCTTTATTCAGTAGTAGGCACGTTGAACCTTGCTGATATCAGCGAAAAGTTAAGTCAACTACCATCACAAGATAGTGGCATTGTAACCATTATATTTATTTTATTTATCTTTGTATTTGCTACAAAAGCTGGTGCTTTTCCAATGTATATTTGGTTGCCAGGTGCTTATTACGCACCACCTATTGCAATTATTGCCTTCTTCGGTGCCTTATTAACTAAAGTAGGCATATATGCCATTGCTAGAACTGCCAGCCTATTTTTTAGAGATACATCGAACTTTTC
Protein-coding sequences here:
- the ygs gene encoding S1 domain-containing post-transcriptional regulator Ygs; the encoded protein is MNNHYKVGQHVKVRVTGIQPYGAFVETPDNAEGLIHISEIMDDYVHNLKKFLSEGQIVRAKVISIDDEGKLNLSLKDNDYFKNYERKKEKQSVLDEIKETERYGFQTIKERLPVWIKQSKNAIKDE
- a CDS encoding Glu/Leu/Phe/Val family dehydrogenase, producing the protein MTENNNLVTSTQQIIKEALHKLGFDDGMYDLVKEPLRFLQVRIPVRMDDGTVQTFTGYRAQHNDAVGPTKGGVRFHPDVDEEEVKALSMWMTLKCGIVDLPYGGGKGGIVCDPRQMSIHEVERLSRGYVRSISQFVGPTKDIPAPDVFTNSQIMAWMMDEYSSLDKFNSPGFITGKPIVLGGSQGRDRATALGVVIAIEQAAQRRGLNLKGARIVIQGFGNAGSFLAKFLYDMGATIVGISDAYGALHDPEGLDIDYLLDRRDSFGTVTNLFDETISNKELFEIDCDILVPAAIANQITEDNAHDIKADIVVEAANGPTTPAATRILTERDILLVPDVLASAGGVTVSYFEWVQNNQGYYWSEEEVNTKMREKLTTAFDTIYELSQNRKIDMRLAAYIVGIKRTAEAARYRGWA
- a CDS encoding NADH-dependent flavin oxidoreductase, whose protein sequence is MNQKFQPLFEKLTLPNKVELDNRFVLAPLTHVSSNDDGSISNEVVVYMEQRSKDVGLAISAASNVTDLGKAFPGQPSVAHDSNLEGLKRLAQAMKKNGAKAIVQIHHGGAQSLPNLTPGGDVAGPSPISMKSFGEQEEHHAREITVDEIKETIKAFGEATKRVIDAGFDGVEIHGANHYLIHQFVSPYYNRRDDEWGEDRLKFASEVIDEVTETVKKYGSKDFIVGYRLSPEEAESPGISMEITETLVKHLIEKPLDYLHVSLMDIHSKTREGKYKGQERVQLLLEWMDGRMPLIGIGSIFTADQAIEAIESTKVDLIALGREILLDHNFISKIKDGKEDEIISQFDPERKDRHHLPPNLWDQFNRGFYPLPRTDNK
- the argH gene encoding argininosuccinate lyase, which produces MSNKAWGGRFSEQPEDWVDEFNASIHFDKTLIQYDVQGSIAHAKMLAKQDIITDSDCDQIIEGLNAILKDYEQDNLELDTSLEDIHLNIEHELIKRIGDAGGRLHTGRSRNDQVATDMHLYTKAEVNALIELITQFQHTIVNTAESHINTIMPGYTHLQRAQPISFAHHILTYYWMLERDKSRFQDSLKRIDISPLGAAALSGTTYPIDRHETQSLLDFSAIYENSMDAVSDRDYIVETLHNISLTMVHLSRFAEEIIFWSSAEANFITLSDAFSTGSSIMPQKKNPDMAELIRGKVGRTTGHLMSMLMTLKGLPLAYNKDMQEDKEGLFDAVHTLKGSLRIFDGMIDSMTVNVERLQQTVYNDFSNATELADYLVNKGVPFRSAHEVVGKIVLWSIQHNIYLLDVPLEQYQSANELIEADIYDYLKPENCVSRRISYGSTGQSSVQQQLDIIHKELSD
- a CDS encoding peptidylprolyl isomerase codes for the protein MTNYPQLNTEINGNEIKLIMHTNKGDMTFKLLPDVAPKTVENFVTHAKNGYYNGVTFHRVINDFMVQGGDPTATGMGGESIYGEPFEDEFSKEAFNIYGALSMANAGPHTNGSQFFIVQMNEVPESMLSQLADGGWPEPIVKAYAETGGTPWLDQKHTVFGQLIEGKDTLEDIANTKVGPQDKPLHDITIDSIEIVE
- a CDS encoding ornithine--oxo-acid transaminase; translation: MSRSEEIIEVTNHYGAQNYVPLPIVISEAEGVWVKDPEGNKYMDMLSAYSAVNQGHRHPKIIQALKEQADKVTLVSRAFHSENLGEWYEKICKLSGKAKALPMNTGAEAVETALKAARRWAYDVKNIQPDKAEIIAFNGNFHGRTMAPVSLSSEPEYQRGYGPLLDGFRKVDFGDIEAVKAAINENTAAILIEPIQGEAGINVPPEGYLKQIRELCDEHNVLFIADEIQAGLGRSGKLFATDWDNVKPDVYILGKALGGGVLPISVVLADEEVLGVFTPGSHGSTFGGNPLACAVSNAALDVIIDEDLPGRSLELGDYFKSELEKIDHPAIKEVRGRGLFIGIELNEAARPFCESLKEQGLLCKETHDTVIRFAPPLIISKEELDFALDKVRSVFE
- a CDS encoding glycerophosphodiester phosphodiesterase gives rise to the protein MKHTHKLIVSSITALTLSGLCTSSFIEASGNGNTYTEQSNTTKQQSGSSNQSQHNQKKVQNLTGEKFTTIAHRGASGYAPEHTFFSYDKSHNAIGASYIEIDLQMTKDGHLVAMHDETVDRTTNGTGRVDQYTLKELKQLDAGSKFNSQNPQYANSNYKGAKIPTLDEILERYGTSANYYIETKSPDVYPGMEEKLLDSLNKHHMLNKQSLNNGQVLVQSFSQESLLKMQKLNSNVPLIRLLDKGELLALSQQDFNEIRNYAIGVGPEASDLTKQNVKNLKKAGLLVHPFTVNDPEDMKRLNHYGVDGVFTNYPDLYKQVINEGEQNKY
- the kapB gene encoding sporulation phosphorelay system protein KapB, whose amino-acid sequence is MMLYRFSHKTGSYGVTIKEEDENQVLVQVEQVIKHPKQGDLHNPTETENVFFHERKALSQYEKRYTKKSHLRPFNVEPLPYKVSLQQAITHLEEKLKAENTLHATMSLENLQRLKADYSLQYKQNFE